Below is a window of Spelaeicoccus albus DNA.
GTGCGCCGATTGTTTTCGGGAGTGAGCCATTCGCCGGCGCGGCGGGACGGCTGGGCCCGCAGCACCTTGTCGCGGACGACGGATCCGCGAAGGAAGTTGCTCGCCACGAAATCGGCAAGACTGCGCCCGAGCGTCTCCTTGCGGGTCGGAATGATCGCCGTGTGCGGGATCGGTAAACCGAGCGGGTGCCGAAAAAGCGCCGTCACGGCGAACCAGTCCGCCATGGCGCCGACCATCGCCGCCTCGGCGGCCGCATTGACGAACCCCCAAAGCCCCGTGCGGTCGGTCAGGGTCTGCGTCAGAACGTAGATGATCGCGGCGAGCACCAGCAGTGACAAAGCAAGCGTGCGCATGTTCCGCAATCGCCGACGTCTGCGGAGATCTGCTGGGCTGATGGTCGCCTCGGTCGTGGACATACGTCCATCTTGCCAGTATGACCGGCGAACGCGATGCATCGCATTTCACCGGGTGCGCGCTGCCCGCCCTGCCGACCGCCCTGCCGACCGTCCCGCCGCCGGGACCGCCGCCGGACCGTCGACGGGTACTTGACGGGCCGACACGGGCAGCCCCGCGGCGTCCTCTCGGCCATACCCGCGGCGTCCGCGGATTACGACGAAAGGGGCGCGGACACCATTGGTGTCCGCGCCCCTTTTTCAGCGTGACGAATCAGCCGGCGACAACCGAAAGGTTGAGCGTTGCCAAAACGTCATCGTGCAGTCGCACCGTCGCCTTGTAATCACCGGTGGTCTTGATGTGCACCGGGATTTCCACCTTGCGGCGGTCGACCGACGTCGACGTTTCCGCTTCGACAGCCGACGCGATGTCGGACGGCGTGACGGTGCCGAACAGTCGGCCGGTCTCGCCGGCCTTCACGGTCACAGTGATGGGCTCGGCCTCCAGCTTGGCCTTGACGATCTGTGCGTCGTCCAGGCTTGCGATGGCGCGAGCGCGCCGGGCTGCCTGGATGGCCTCGATCTGCTTTTCGGCGCCCTTGTTCCAGCCGACGGCGTACCCGCGCGGGACGAGGTAGTTACGGGCGTACCCGTTCTTGACCTCGACGACGTCGCCGGGAGCTCCGAGACCGGTCACTTCGTGCGTCAGAATAAGTTTCGCCATGAGTG
It encodes the following:
- the rplI gene encoding 50S ribosomal protein L9, whose amino-acid sequence is MAKLILTHEVTGLGAPGDVVEVKNGYARNYLVPRGYAVGWNKGAEKQIEAIQAARRARAIASLDDAQIVKAKLEAEPITVTVKAGETGRLFGTVTPSDIASAVEAETSTSVDRRKVEIPVHIKTTGDYKATVRLHDDVLATLNLSVVAG